In the genome of Acanthopagrus latus isolate v.2019 chromosome 4, fAcaLat1.1, whole genome shotgun sequence, the window ATTACAGGGACATGTTATGTTTGCTTCTGCacaaaaagactggaaacagattttttaaaaatgttatttaatgtatttaaaatcaAGATGAAGTCTACAAATCTCAAACAAATATCTTTGCAATCTTCTCTTGTTAGTATTCATGTGttgatgacaaaaaaagcaacttTTAAATTGTGTATATAAAGAAGCTAATGTGATAAATCTTCTGAATAAGTGTCTGGACACAACTGTACAGAGTGTCTTCTCTCAGTCTGCCCTGCTTATTTCCTAGTTTTGAATCCAGTGCaaccacaaaacatttacagtttcaCCTGGCCGGAACATTGCCGAACACACGCCGCACAGCAAAGTGAAAAGGGTTAAAAAGGAGTTCACCTAATCAAAGAGATAGCCTTGTGCTGCCTGTGGCCACATGCTTCACTGGGCTGTGCTCACAAGAGTTTCACAACCAAAAGACCTCAGTGACTGATAGTACCTCTAAATGGCTCTGGCTGATACCCAAGGCTTCAAAGGATATGCACGTAGGACCAGGGCCGTCTATTTTAGTTCTTTTTagcatataaatacatttaaattagtTTGATAAATATAAGTCTAATGTCGGAATTTGAGTCCAGTTTTCATCTGTGTGCTGACACTGGTAATTCCTAAGTGATTATTGGTCCTGTCAAAATGCAGAGATATGCATAGATTTAAACTAAACTGGGGGGAGCAGGTTTCTCAGTTCTTctaaaactagaaaaaaaagggcatgCTCTAATTATTCAGGTATCATACTGCGGAGCCtagagcaggaaaaaaatgtccaggGTGCTGGAAAGGAAACTCTGACCAGCTGCCAAACACAGATTCAGGAGGAGCCATGTGGATTCCAGCCTGGCCGCTCTTTAACCTTGCTGAGGTCAACCATCCAACCTAGTTGTGCTTCATGGAGTCCTGTGGGGGGTTCTGCATGAATATGGCTTACCGTGGCTGTTACTACACGCCTTACAGTCTCTATGTAACCAAAGTGAGAACTGTAAATGTATTCTCTGCACAAAGTTTTCAGTGGGTGGTCTCTGCCAAAGTTGCACCAGGTCTCTGATCATGTTTGTGATATTCATGGGGAAAATTTCAAAGAGCAGGGTGAGGAGCGTGCACAGTTTGGGAACCTCAGATTCTGGCATGCACCGCGGCAGTTTGCAGCCAGGATGAGAGTCAGCAACACCATGTCTGAGGCCATGAAGCTTCAGACATGTTGCTACCACCTGCATGGGAGACAGTTAATGCCAGAGTTTAAGTATGTTGGGATCTTGTTCACAGGTTTTGGTCAGAATGGAGTTCAAGATGAAAATCCCATCCCTCACCCATGGTCATGAGCTCTGGGaagtgacagaaagaaagagagatacAAGAGGCAGAAATAGTTTTCCTCCATAGGGTGGCTGGTCTTAGAGGAATGTTGAGGAGCTTGGACATCTGCAGGAAGCTCAGAGTCGAGCCGCTGCATCTTTgcattctgattctgaaagaTGCCAACTGAGTTGGCTGGGGCATCTGATTCTGATGCCTTCTGGATGCCTTCCTACAAAGCTCTTCCAGAGGAGACTGCGGGGTCGAGTAAGAACTTGCTGGAAGGGTTGCATATCTAATCTGGCCTAGGAATGCCTCGGAATCGCCTGAGAAGATGGAAAACCTTGCTGGAGAGAAGGTTGTCTGGATACCCAGCCTCAGATAAGTGTAAGACAATGGATATATGGACATAGTTTCTGTTACTGTGTCTATTATATGTCCCATTCTTAAGGGGGTCGGAGGTTGTCCGTATTTTGATGACCCgaaaattaacttaaaaaatCTTCAATCTTTCATACAATCAGCTTAAGCCGGCCTACATAGAcactttcccacagaaaacactgctcctgaaacgcctcttCAATAGTCCCGACTTTAATCTTGTGACTTTGTCATCACACAATTTTACCATGTCACACGTTTTGTATAATTCATGACTATATTATTTTAAGTTTGAAGCTAAAAGGAGGCTGAAAGCACAACAGAGCCGACCACAGATATGGAGAGTAGTGCTGACGCAGgcatgtgtgaactgaccaatcagagcagactaggtATTTGGGAGGGGGGTCTTAAAGACACAGGCGCTtaaacagtgtttcagacagaggatgaaTACAGAGCTGTAATACTGGACAGCATGAGACAACTGatcacccaaaataaaattatgaacaggaaaatgagaaaactatgtctcctttaaataaaagttttagGCTAAAGGCTACATTATCAAGAAAAGTCCAATAAACTTGGAGGGACTTAACTACAAAACTAAAGTAGCCTAATAAAGGCCTATTTCACTATGTGATaaataagaagaagagaaacattaaaTGATGTTAACATATCCAAAAAGACATCGTATGGAGAGCCAGAATGACAGTATTTTCAGAATGCCTTTATTAGTCCCGCAAACTGGGAAATTTGTGAATATTCATTATTGATGTCGATGTGACATCCTTACAgggttcaaaatgttttaagcCTAATTTTACTAAAGGCAGGAAAAACTGCAGTGTGGATTAAAACCCTGAGCATCAATCACAGCAGCCAACATGAGGCATGTCCTGTAGCAGGAGAGCTTCTCATCAGCTTTGTTACAGCCTCGTTTTGGTCTTCCAGCCGTCCTCAGGCAGGCTAAAGCTCCAATGATAGATGACCAAAACATGGTTTGTAACAAAGCGGATGCGTCGCTCACCTGATGCCAGGTGCCAGGGGTTTGAATCCACCCTGTGGCTTTGCTGTATGGAGTCAAACTTGGCCGTCATAAAAACTTAAACTTTGAACCACAAGAAGTTTTTAGAGAATCTGTGACTAAAGTCGAAGAGAATTCTAAAATTACATTGCAAAAGCGTTCTCATTTTGAACATGGTCACTTGGACATTAATAGTGGACACCGAGAAGACCATAAAAACTGGACTCTTCTTGATGTGGTTTCGCTCAGTGGGAACCTTTGCCTTGTCTGGCACTTGCAGCGCCACCTCTTGCATGAACTGACCTCTGACAGGTTGCACAGAGCTGTGATTACATCGTCCAACCTCAACAACCTTTCCCAGCTGACCCTGACTCTGACCTTAACAGAGACGTATGTGTGCGACATTCTTTGAGCTTGTTGTTCTCTAAATAAGTCTCACTTAGTTCTGTCAGAGAAAGTTTGAAGACTACTTCCCACTCGTCctgctttctgtgtgtttctccataAAACAATGGAGCTGAGCTTCAGCGGTGTTTCCAAATGATtcacatattttacatgttcCATGAACTTAACTCGCTTCTTAAGAAAATGCTCCGCCCCACTCAACaaaatccttctttttttttctcttttttttgcaacattcCCCATTTTGCAGCGGGGGCTGCACCTTCTTCTCTCCAGGAGCTGAGGCTTTTGAACAAGAAAACATGATGGAGGTGTATTTACTTTCAGTCATTTTAGCGACTATCCTCGTTATACCATTCACCCTCAAAACTTTCTACCCGTATGTCTGGATGGATATTCTGTATTTCAGGGATCTACTGCGGATTTTAGTGAGGTTCGTGTCGAGGCGAAGAAGGAGACCCCTCTTCTTTGTTTTGGATCGTTTCTTGGAGCAGAGCGCAGCGCATCCGGACAAGCTGTTCATTGTGTTTGAACATGAAGCTTACTCTTATTCTTACACTGACAAACGGAGCGATAAAACAGCCAACGCGCTCCAGGCTCAGTCTGGGTACCAAGCTGGGGACACCGTGGCGCTTTTCATGGGGAATGAACCCGCCTTCATGTTCACCTGGCTGGCCTTGGCTAAGTTGGGCTCGCCTGTGGCTCTCCTCAATCACAACATCCGCTCCAAGTCTCTGCTGCACTGCTTCAACTGCTGCAAGGCCAAAGTGTTGATAGCTGCGTCAGGTTCGTGCGTAATGAGAACATCCACTGAAAGTTGGCTGAGGTTCTTAAAAGAAGATATTTCAGCTGTTCAAGGAGCTGCTGACTTCAGCCAGACACTCAGGCTGGATGTGGGAACAGCTGTGAAACTGTGTGTAGCTCAGGCTGCCTCCAGAGGAAGTCTCTCTCCAAAATCTCATCTGATTACAAgtttgcaaataaataaacaaatacaagatTTAGATGGTGTAGTTTAGTTTAGGGAAGTATTTCCATCACAGTAGGATGATACTTGGACTGAAGTATTCAATATTTCAAGGATTCAAAGGTTTTGTCATAAGCAGAATTAATATATAGATTAATATTCTGGTTCCACTATGATTCTACCAGGTTCTAACCATTTTAGATATACTAAAGATTCAGAAAAGAATGAATAAGTAAACATGCTTGTGCATTCATACATACTGAGGTGGACAATTGCAAAAAACAGTCAGTAAGTGCAAAATACCTCAGTTGAATTAAAAGTCCAGTGTGCAGACTTTTGGAAGATTTAAGAGAATCTACTGGcagaaatagaataaaatattaatttatagATATGTTTACATCACTGATGATGCATAAGTGATAAGTGCATAAGTAAATCTACTCAAGTATTAAGTATACTGCAGTGTAATTACAAGGTACTTGTGCTTTACTTAAGTATTTCCTTTTCCtaatatttatactttttactttacCGTATTCAGCCAGGTCAAAAATCTGTCGACTCAGAGTACACAGTATCTACATGTGGTCACAaaccgccatgtttctacagtagcccagcatggacaaaccaaacactgagtCTTCCGAGGGAATTTCAGGTTTTTACATTGTTTGCTACCACAATAACAAGATGTGAgttattgtattttgtgtgttgccATCTGCACTCTtaccactagatgccactaaagCCTACACACAGGTTCttttaaatattgatttgaaATAATTATATAACCGATTGAACTTGAATAATATACACTTGGTGAAAAATATACAGGTTGGTTTCTTTCGTtagatgaaaatgtttctgtttcaaaatgtgCTCAGGTATTTCAGTCTGTATTTTTAAAGGCGCAATATGTGAGATTTTTAGTtgaaaaccattaaaaaaaaatgtaaatgttcaacagaatgtgaaaaaatagcAGTGTTGGCATCATGATGTCTACACACTGtgttactgaagttagcatgctaaccagtgaGCTGCAGCCTGTCCGGTCCAAAGATCCAGTGCCATCGGTGTAAAAACCgatgctgtttttccaccatcactttctgctctgctgagtTGAGCCGAGCCACACTTTGCCAGCAAGCAGGTCCAAGCCGAGTCTGCCCGGCCTGCGGTGACAACTCACAACTGCAGCCAACCCATAACAAGCACCAGCCTCCTCCTAAAATAGATACTCAAtgcatgtctgtgcaggaaaccagAGAGAAAGAATTTTTTagaagtcagtgtgttcagaacTCAGTAATTTTGTAGCTTCTTTAGTTTCAATTGTActttcagacatctgctgtgtttgactgtttcattgtgttcactttcagctgttttggagTCACGTTTACTGTTTAGTTTCTGCTACAGGGAAAAgtacagaaacaacatttttcatcttaTAAGCCCTGACCTGTTGTGTCAAAAGCTCCTGTGTTAGCAGTGTATGTACCAAAACTCctctggtgctctgagctcccagtctggaccgaTACATGCACAGCTAACCAAGCTGAATGAGCTACAGACAGTGGTTACTCTGATGAGAacctttctcctttttgtttggaACATAAATTAGGTATTTTCAGAGGTCTCAAAATATTCTTTGATGTTATGAAACACCTTGTAACCAACTCAGGTATTCAAAAACAGTCTTTTGCACCCTGCATCTTGTAACCCTCACCCTTCTTAATCTCCATAGTTCACTGTTAATCTTCTGGCATCTGCGCTCAGATTTAGTGCTGTCCACACCTAAAGATGGAGGAAGCTGGAGACacatagttgattgttgagtttcattcTCAGGTTGTTTACTACCAACCCAAAGCGAccctgagaatgagactcaaccaTCAGCTatgtttctctcttcctccacctttaAAACCTCAGTGTCAGAGCTGAGTTCATGAGGTGTTGGTCACCTGTGGAGCTGCATATTGTATGTCACTGCCAGAGTTTAGGTTGGTCTGCATTTTTATGTAAAACTAGTATGTTATGATTGTACTGTATGTTCCCTTCCAGAGCTAAAGGAAGCAGTGGAGGACGTGCTGCCTTCACTGCTGGAGCAGGGCGTCACCGTCCTCCTGATGAccaaacactgtaacacacctgGAATGGAGAGCTTCTCTGATAAAGTGGACGAGGCATCAGACTCCCCGCCCCCTCGATCCCTCAGATCACACGTCACATTCAAAAGTCCTGCGGTTTATATTTACACCTCTGGGACCACAGGTATGAAAGTGGCTGTTCCCATGGCAACATATTGGTCATATAAGTGTTCTCCATCTTTCAAGCAGTTTGTGTCTTGTTGTCTTTCAGGTCTCCCAAAGGCAGCTGTGGTCAATCAGAACCGCCTCCTAACAGCACTGGCTATTTTATCATCGAACGGCGTCACGTCCAGTGATGTCATCTACGTCAACCTGCCTCTGTACCACACAGCTGGATTTCTTATAGGATTTATTGGCGCCATCGAGACAGGTGGGCCTACACAAACTGCTGTACCTTCAAActcagtgcagtgcagtgagcTGTAAAATCTGCGTCACTGGTGGTGCCACAGTTTGCCACACATTCATCAGCGAGTGTCCAACCTAGTGTGTAAGCAAACAGGTCACATGTAACATTGAGCTCCATAAACAAAACCTCATGGTGACCATGTCAAACTAAAGAAACCGacttgccagaataaatgttagctaaatACGTTTCTGCAGATCCACAGACaagtttctttatgttgcagatttacatttgtttacGTTCAATTTTCTATTCCTCGTTTGTCACaaaaatcacttggttagggttggtttgttttcaaatacctgttttggtcgccaaCAATCAGAGATAGAGATGGTTCGAcctgctccaaaaaaaaagctggttttAGCTGCCACAGACAGGTCTCGACATGTCCAGAGGTCTCCTTAAAGGACCAGTTTGgaagaaaagttgttttatgAGGCTCATTCTCAACTCtttaaatactgacactttaTGATGGTAgctgtcagtatttgacgagttgggaatgaggtctaaaaacaacttttcttacaaacaggtCCTTAAAAAATACCCTGAGACTAAACCATCTGGCAGCCTTGTCTCTTGTAATAACACCACCATCATCCtcccacctcctgatgtgaaaagTGACCACTAAGCATATAATGGGAACATGATATGCCACATTTTGCACAACTGTTGCAAGACAACTGGATGGTtactgttttcctcagagtgcAGGACAAAAcctgagtttattcattcatttagtttatCACAGATTTTCAAAAGTAGAGAGAAATGGTGCTGGGCTATCAGCCTGAATGGGTTGATAGTCAGTCCTCTGGGAGATGTGGCAGCACAGTGAAAGCGAGTGTGTTTTATGGAGCCAGTCTACACGCAGATGGTTTCATTAGTCTATATTCATCACATTATTCATTCAATATTTACTTCATAATAATGCGTTAAAGTGAAAGACTTGTGCCAGATAGTCACAAAAGAGTTGATAAGAAGTTGTGagtgctgacagcagctgatccaGGTTCAGTTTTAACATCGTAGCTTGCTGACTTTAAATCTTTACATAAACTGAtggactgaagtgtttttttttttaatggtttaagAAAATCCTCCTGctacttaaagggtaactccaccagtttgCCACATTAGAGTGACCTGGaaatacactttaatgtgtaaaattggtggaattaATCTTTAAGATGAATAAACAATTGAAAAGACCAGTTCATTGCCTGAAAAAGCACAAAccttttatattatataaactaacaatatataaaataactttttttcaaatgaatgctTCATACAGCGGCGATATTTAACATGCAGCGATTCGTCAGGCTGGATCCAAATCAGCTCTGAATCATTTGAAATAATTACTGACCTTGCCACATGCAGTGACAGGTGTGCAATGCCTTACTGGTTTCCCACTGATGATTATTTGATGCTGGAGGTATGATTTTAATCTACTCCTGCACCAGGTGTCTTTAAAGATTATGCTGACTCATAAAAGTGGCTCCCTGTTACAAGGCTTTTATAAGTTTCTCACACTTGACAGAGACATGAGGCGACTGCTGCACCACTGTGAATTGAAAAGTGATCCCGCCCTCCCTCTGGtattcctgctgctgtgaaactGAATAAAAGAGTCTTTTGTCACCGGCAGTAATCTGAACAGAGCCGGGTCTACCCAAACCAGATTACCTCCTCTTTTGAACAGCTTTTTTCTAAACAGGCCAAAGTTCACACCACGTGTAGTCTTGGTAGGAAGCTGTTAGTTAGATTCATATTATTAGAGATGGAATACAGCCTCACAGTGCTGTTGGCTTGTGTTTTGGAAATGTCACAATAAGTGTAGTCTTGGTATATCTGAGTAAACTATTGTTAATGGAGTAGTGCTATTTGCAgatcaattaaaaacataacaCCAGAAAGTTATTGGTAAGTATTTATCACGAATAAAGATGATATCTTTGCTTTAATGGAAATCAGCTGTTTCCCCTCTTTCATAACTGAATATCTAAATGTTTGCATCATCTGTTTTTCTAATGATTAGCTCTAACCAAATGATCTTTTTGCCATCTTATTTTGAAGGGTCAACTATCATCCTGAAGAGGAagttctctgcctctcagtTTTGGGATGACTGCAGGAAAAACAGTGTGACTGTCATCCAGTACATAGGAGAAGTGATGCGTTACCTCTGTAGTACACCGAAGGTACAATTATTTAGCTGTTTCCACGTCTATACTCAGAGTTGTTGTTACTGCAAAACTTAAAACTAAGCAGTACTGGAATATTCCAGTGTTGTCTAAGTAGGAGTTTTGCAGATAAAGTATTTTGAAGTCCAACCATTTGAAGTTGCTGATTCTGCCCTTGAGTTAAGTATTCTTTATTCCGGTTTAGCTCatttggttttctttgtgtggAAAAGCCTCTGCAGCAGCCGCTTGACCATGTGACAGCTGAAACTCTCGAGTGAAACCTTAAACCGATGGCAGTCTTAAAGGGTCTGTATGACGTTAAAGTGATTCTGCCTTTAACTCAGGGGCAGAGGAACATTAACAGATGGGGGAGACATTCAGggtaaaatatatattttataactGATAATAATAGATATCACCCTGAAAACTCCCACTTACATCAAGACAAAAGcctttgcatacatttccagaCAGAAATATGACCACTGGATAAATCCAGGATCAAATTTCATGGTTTACTGCGTTGACAtattcaagtctttttttttttattcaaggcTTTCACAGAGGGAAGTTTCCGTGAATCAGAAAATGCTGTCAACAGCCATACAGATTAGATAGATggtgacaaagatatgtaacagaggcaggaatctttattttctaaatgtcaTCAGTGCTATAAAATAGTGAACTTCACAGGAAATGTGATAAATCATAAATTACCTAaggcatctttttctgcattataatctctaaaataacagttttgatattaGTGCATATCTGACAACATATAGGCCAATAGGGACAGCATTCCAAGATAATCGCCAGGAACTATTCAGTGGCTATTTGATCACTCAAAGATCTGATATTCATATGTCCTGTAGCATAAAGCAGCATGAGCTCATGTGGAAAATACTGTGctacacttttttgttttaccagtGCAGGATAAAataagggggggaaaaaaggaagatcTCCTTAATAGCAGATCTATCTCTGATAGGCCAGCCAATAAATCAGTGGGGCTGTAATATAAATCATGCTATGAACGAGTATGTAAGTGCTGCTAAAGTGGAGATTTCAGCATAAGAGTCTGAGAGAAAACTCATTATGAGAGAACAGCTGTTAAAAATGAATTGTAAAATTCAATAACCAGTTGATTACTTGGGTTGAGATGATTTTTCTGATGTTGAAAGGTGCAAATGAGGCTCTCTTATTAAATACCAACTAAATAGCACAAGTTTCCATCACAGAAATCTGAGCAAAAATAACACCTAAATTtgtattttgcacatttgaagCCTCATATTCAAAAATATCTGTCTAATAAGCTGAAATATTGCTCCACGCATATATTAACCTTTATCTGTTCACTGAATGTGAGATTTTCTGTCACTAGAGGGACTGCAGCTCGAACAAGCTCACACAGTATCTTTGGCAGCGCTGTGGGCACCGTGCCTCCTGTTGACCATCTTAACCTCTGTAAAACTCAAGTTCACTGGAGGCATCTGCAGACACGGAGCACTGTGAACCGGCTGCAGCAAGCTGCCTTCAGAGTCTAGTCAGATATGAACTTTCCAAATCTGTACATTCCCACTGCGGAGCACAGCTGGTTTACCAAAATAGAAATCATTAAATCTCAACTATCGTGTTTCTGTGCGTCATTATCTGTAGGGGTTTGAAAAGCAGGAGACACTATGGATACGTGCAAACCTGAATCACTGATAGACTCAATAGCCATTTTAAAGTCGAGAATGATTGCATACTTATGAGATCACCTAAAGATGTATCTCCTGTTATTAGGAGTAAAGATTCTGCTTACATGTTTGGCCATTCAGAGTATCTAATTGCATCACATGAAGTGCAGTGTCGATTTACTGCGTGACCCCTGCAGTGGGAAGAGGAGGTGGTTTGACTGTATCTGGTCACTTCTAGGAATAGATGCTGGCCTTTACTGAGGGAGACCATATCAAGTAACTTGGCAGCCAAATCTCCCGGGACTATAATATGTCACTTGAGGGTTGCATTTGTCAGTGAATGGTATTTCCTTTACAGTATTTGTATTGGTTTAGagagatttatatttttaagtCACATAGAAATATTTTAGCTACTTCACAGTAACAagtttccctctgaaggacatttctactgGCCATCTctggtcaaagctaactgaagctcacatcacattaaaataattcaGAGACTATTAAAGTTGAAGGTAGAATCATTAGGATTTGTCCAAACtgttcctgaatgcaccacaaagataattgattgttgagtctcattcccaggacttcaaatagacacatgttgggatGTTAAAGCGTCcggagcagcaacaaagagagaaaataagaaaatccaggcagagggctgcagggtctctgcagatacgagacactaacacgctttttctccacatttcttctctgtctgATTCCATCTTGCTAGGTCTGCTCTGCGTGATGTGCACTGATAGGTTAAAATCATTcatgtgatgttgggaaggtgGCGTGcaatgatgtaaaaataaaatatttcccctcaaatgcatcaaactaaagtaacagGTCTGTTTTGAGGATATAAGGAGGAGAACGTACAGATATCTGTGTTCAAATGGAGGGAGGAACAGTCAGAATTGGTCAGAAAAATAATACttaagtacagatacctgaaaaatctacttaaGTGTGGTAACAATGTTGAGTCTCATACtttattaatacattatttttttacagtttgtacAGTTTTTTATGTGAgttgattagatttttttctctgccagCTGTTCTTGTTTCAGTTGATTTATCATCTTTATGTTTTCCTACAGTATTCTTAGTTTACTGATTTAGCTTTattcttttaataatttttcactttcatctAAGCTTCCTATTTGTGTTTCTTGCTGTCCAGGATGTTTCGCCTGTTTTATACTCTATATGTCATATTGTTAAGGAGGTCTCCCCCTGAATGTACTCTGAGGgttgaatgactgaatgaatgaaatcaaTGAGGTATCGCATCATTTATTTCTTGCAAAATTCTGAATCAGTTTGCTTTTATGTTTATGTGCaaatgcagagagaaaatgacaagGAGCATAAAGTCCGACTGGCCATCGGGAACGGTGTGAGGGCTGAGATCTGGAGAGAGTTCGTCAGTCGCTTTGGGAACATTCAGATCAAAGAGTTTTACGCCTCCACTGAGGGAAATGTGGGATTTGTCAACTATGCAGGAAAAATTGGAGCTGTCGGACGAGTCAACTTCTTACATCGGGTGAGAGTTTGATCGAAacaacacttttgtttctgtttttgtttttttttttgcaaatatctTTATTGAGTTGTTGAGACACAATAAGCcagttgataaaaaaaaagtgcggc includes:
- the zgc:158482 gene encoding very long-chain acyl-CoA synthetase isoform X2, whose product is MRTSTESWLRFLKEDISAVQGAADFSQTLRLDVGTAVKLCVAQAASRGSLSPKSHLITKLKEAVEDVLPSLLEQGVTVLLMTKHCNTPGMESFSDKVDEASDSPPPRSLRSHVTFKSPAVYIYTSGTTGLPKAAVVNQNRLLTALAILSSNGVTSSDVIYVNLPLYHTAGFLIGFIGAIETGSTIILKRKFSASQFWDDCRKNSVTVIQYIGEVMRYLCSTPKRENDKEHKVRLAIGNGVRAEIWREFVSRFGNIQIKEFYASTEGNVGFVNYAGKIGAVGRVNFLHRKLFPYTLIQYDTERDEPVRDASGLCVESPTGETGLLVSKITDIAPFVGYAQNEEQTERKRLRNVLKKGDLYFNSGDLMKIDKDNFIYFQDRVGDTFRWKGENVATTEVSDILTISDCLKEANVYGVQVPGHEGRIGMAAVTVMEGAQFDGSKIYEHVVSYLPSYARPRFIRIQNAVEVTGTFKQMKVKLVEESFDPGCIQDPLYILDDKERSYIPLTAQVYSGISSGNIKL
- the zgc:158482 gene encoding very long-chain acyl-CoA synthetase isoform X1; translation: MMEVYLLSVILATILVIPFTLKTFYPYVWMDILYFRDLLRILVRFVSRRRRRPLFFVLDRFLEQSAAHPDKLFIVFEHEAYSYSYTDKRSDKTANALQAQSGYQAGDTVALFMGNEPAFMFTWLALAKLGSPVALLNHNIRSKSLLHCFNCCKAKVLIAASELKEAVEDVLPSLLEQGVTVLLMTKHCNTPGMESFSDKVDEASDSPPPRSLRSHVTFKSPAVYIYTSGTTGLPKAAVVNQNRLLTALAILSSNGVTSSDVIYVNLPLYHTAGFLIGFIGAIETGSTIILKRKFSASQFWDDCRKNSVTVIQYIGEVMRYLCSTPKRENDKEHKVRLAIGNGVRAEIWREFVSRFGNIQIKEFYASTEGNVGFVNYAGKIGAVGRVNFLHRKLFPYTLIQYDTERDEPVRDASGLCVESPTGETGLLVSKITDIAPFVGYAQNEEQTERKRLRNVLKKGDLYFNSGDLMKIDKDNFIYFQDRVGDTFRWKGENVATTEVSDILTISDCLKEANVYGVQVPGHEGRIGMAAVTVMEGAQFDGSKIYEHVVSYLPSYARPRFIRIQNAVEVTGTFKQMKVKLVEESFDPGCIQDPLYILDDKERSYIPLTAQVYSGISSGNIKL